TGATGTTCTCCTCGGTGAAGAACTCCACCGAGGACGGGCCCTTCTCCAGGTACGCGCCGAGGCTGCGCACCGGCATCCCACTGGCCACCGACTTGAGCAGCACCGGGCTGTCCGCCCAGCCGAAGTCGGTCTGCTTCTGGGCGACCTGCTTGACCGTGTTGCCCGAGCCGTTGCCGGGCAGGATCTTCAGGTCGATGCCCTCGGCGGAGTAGTAGCCCTTCTGCAGGCCATAGTAGAACGGCGCGTGCTCGCCGTAGGGCACCCAGTTGAGGGTGAGGGTGACCTGTTTGCTGCCGTCGGCGCCGGTCTTGCCGGCGGAGTCGTCCCCACCGCAGCCGGTGGCGGCGAGGAGCAGGGCTGCGGTGGCCAGGATGGTGGTGGCGGTGCGTTTCATCGGTGCCTCCGTGATGGGGTCGGTCAGGAGGTGGTGAGGGACACGCCGGCGCGGCGGCTGGCATGCCACGGGATGAGCAGTGCCTCGGCGATCTCGACCAGGACGAACAGGACGATGCCGATGGCGGACATCAGGATCAGGTCGGCGAACAGCAGCGGGGCGTCGAGGTTGCCGTTGGCCAGCAACAGGACGTAGCCGAGCCCTTCGCTGGCGCCCACGAACTCACCGACCACGGCGCCGACCACCGCGAGGGTGACGGCCACCTTCAGGCCGGCCATCAGGTGCGGCAACGCGTTCGGGAAGCGGATCTTGCGGAAGGTGCGCCACGGCCCCGCGCCCATCGTGGCGGCGAGGTCGAGCAGCTCCGGGTCGGTGGAGCGCAGTCCGGCCACGCCGGAGATGACCACCGGGAAGAACGCGATGAGCACCGCCAGGATGATCTTCGGGGTGAGGCCGAGGCCGAACCAGACCACCAGGAGTGGCGCGATGGCGATCTTCGGGATGACCTGTGCGAACAGGACGATCGGATAGAGCGCCTTGTCGAGGGTGCGGGAGTAGGCGATGGCCACCGCGGTGGCCAGACCCAGTGCGGCGGCCAGCACGAAGCCGAGCACCGTCTCGTAGAGGGTGACGAGGGTGTGTCGGGCCAGCTCGGACCACTGACCGGTCATCGTCTCCCAGACCTGGGCGGGTGTGGGCACCAGGTAGTTCGGGACGTACTCCTGCGCAGCCACGAACCACCACGCGGCGAAGACGACGGCGAGCACCAGCGCCGGACGCCAGAGCGAGTCGGCGAAGGCCGCCGCCCGGCGACCGAGCGTCGGTCGGGGTGGTCGGCCGCCGGTTCCGGACGGTCGACCGGCCGCTGTGGACCGGCTCGGATCCTCGGCGGGTGTCGACGTTGCGGAGGCGAGCGAGGCCGCAGCCGCCGAATCACCGCCCGCCGCCTCGGCGGCGGCC
This portion of the Micromonospora zamorensis genome encodes:
- a CDS encoding ABC transporter permease, translated to MTENSLDTAGRQAAAEAAGGDSAAAASLASATSTPAEDPSRSTAAGRPSGTGGRPPRPTLGRRAAAFADSLWRPALVLAVVFAAWWFVAAQEYVPNYLVPTPAQVWETMTGQWSELARHTLVTLYETVLGFVLAAALGLATAVAIAYSRTLDKALYPIVLFAQVIPKIAIAPLLVVWFGLGLTPKIILAVLIAFFPVVISGVAGLRSTDPELLDLAATMGAGPWRTFRKIRFPNALPHLMAGLKVAVTLAVVGAVVGEFVGASEGLGYVLLLANGNLDAPLLFADLILMSAIGIVLFVLVEIAEALLIPWHASRRAGVSLTTS